The Acetivibrio cellulolyticus CD2 genome has a segment encoding these proteins:
- a CDS encoding HAF repeat-containing protein, protein MKNKIYLFVLVLAVAIIGFCNIVMAQSYGDTKVVASIENLDEEWIVVEKSEQNYTIKYVGGAKYGDIESTINKDMLPENWVVVDLGNTKTTSYIIKYIEGAANGAIQPVRFLENIPKEWKEYITIDGYCTIKYEGQTPVNINSDTGLYRYKYGDKDEGYANDCENYHNFWLEYGFYDYKFIGNVSYGTIEKLAREWLKSGWISIGVDESNNESKMKCIKNAKQGDIEYSKLTGYYDYRDYDYYLSDGWVVTHYNSTTREAVIKYLGKDSSKQYAYGDTLTSPHIKLASDGTPLPENWVSISADKIMYIGGRKSIGTKLDIYFSEGEEFRLPNSKNWVWFKYGKTILYVGTPAYGTKIDIDGYNNYSFWRSIDEIPKGWVYTFDDKSDSEKFTIKFLNGAKYGDQETISYEYTDDYCYNKLPEGWIIDDYDEVKKTCSIKYILGGADYGTQIIIKNYVGDKASPKLPIGWIVTTVDSESLTITCIEGAKFGDVQYMYSETINTDILPDGWVCQSYDELTSQLKLTYIKGDVPLYTEVSAFHNGCIKKFWDVLPDGWVSFARNDSYYLSDLKYFGENYPEIGQTIDFTLKDLNGNDVDLNTFKGRNTIIAYNWQNTNLNSIIEELPDVQVINISSSEEEEDEDIFSAVNYMLKDTERAFAEKYTYVRDNETTNGYAYTNWYVNPAYLFVDKDMKILSKKVQISEKEATVEGKRLFAPSTPEEEETSIILGDIDNTGSANSIDFGLMRQYLLGIINEFSYENGLESADVDGNGSFNSIDFAFMRQYLLGIIKEFPAQNKLVATPKATATPTITPTITPTPSPSGGLQIDSVKANPDALFVNQAEDVIFTAGISNFEYDSELTIELNKSDENGNIIEKLGILNDAGVDGDEKAGDNIYSFKKNMSYSTTQTLHFTVTATQDKVQRTAGVDLRVLNKVTDEEMKENCAFQEEQVKRYVELIASEGIESAKNVMLSELNSNTKIQQAGVSDGSDSIWFEYKNGILGAISIRKKDETDSTSEESVNTPTTDQTSAETVTTVDSNVENTDTLSSSGSNDKSILFSPESPAEVKGPRIANRKVLMLSPMLHEFGINDSNDMNSYTPNVYETLKKYKYNDADVFRDSDITYLKDKEVTISFLRTELYKYGVISLSSHGENLFQTLRSEPLWGMRDGAVGGQVGFFLAQSYEDSASTVEKDKILRDLQMHRLAIFTLYDEDKEKIIGSNYFVLPSFIEKYFQNIYVNNLVLMGCCKSAYNETMANAFIKSGARTYLGFSDYVEHYIARDRTSLFLSKFLEQSATAKSAYDAAEASVSSKMPTHPGQPPAQSFRIKFLGEPNLKPPVPFLDLGTLGGNSEARSINCKGQVVGMSKVGDQEFPVLWEDGDICKLNDDTSWAQVINDQSEIFMSYEGFVDWDADYFDYYSKMYTRGYIWNKGEVSYYSDHRYIDINDKGQKIGYYTDPFTYQITGFLIDNGTYKDLGNFIPTDINNKGQIVGIARIAGYEGVSEQYRSFLYENGVFTDLGSLNSKVKKVSFPDDSIESQFNYIYFSPYVSYPDTYGDTCAEAINEKGQIVGASYIGDDSMTQHAFLWENGVMKDLSTLGGENNWSQAYDINNEGVIVGGAGDSFLTCHPCMWKNSVMTDLRDVGTFGGIYYNNSIAYSINDLGQIAGKGYSGKAVLWTP, encoded by the coding sequence TTCAGATACTGGGTTATACCGCTATAAATATGGAGATAAAGATGAAGGTTATGCTAACGATTGCGAAAACTATCATAATTTTTGGCTTGAGTATGGGTTTTATGATTATAAATTCATAGGCAATGTAAGTTATGGGACAATTGAGAAATTGGCACGTGAATGGTTAAAGTCCGGATGGATAAGCATCGGAGTTGATGAGTCTAATAACGAGTCAAAAATGAAGTGTATAAAAAATGCAAAACAAGGAGATATCGAATATTCAAAATTAACTGGTTATTATGATTATCGTGATTATGATTATTACTTGTCTGACGGATGGGTTGTTACACATTATAATTCAACTACAAGGGAAGCAGTTATTAAATACCTTGGAAAGGATTCATCGAAACAATACGCCTATGGAGACACACTGACTTCCCCACATATTAAACTAGCAAGTGATGGAACGCCCCTTCCTGAAAATTGGGTATCTATTTCGGCAGATAAAATCATGTACATAGGCGGTCGAAAGTCAATCGGAACAAAACTGGATATATATTTTTCAGAGGGTGAAGAATTTCGATTACCGAATTCTAAGAATTGGGTATGGTTTAAATACGGTAAAACAATCCTGTATGTAGGAACTCCCGCCTATGGTACGAAAATTGATATTGACGGATATAATAATTATTCCTTCTGGCGTTCTATTGATGAAATTCCTAAAGGGTGGGTTTACACTTTTGATGATAAAAGTGATTCCGAGAAGTTTACTATCAAATTTCTTAACGGTGCCAAATATGGTGATCAGGAAACCATAAGCTATGAATATACAGATGATTACTGTTATAATAAATTGCCAGAAGGATGGATTATTGACGATTATGATGAGGTCAAAAAAACATGCAGCATTAAATACATATTGGGTGGTGCTGATTATGGAACACAAATTATAATTAAAAATTATGTAGGAGATAAAGCCTCCCCAAAGCTTCCTATTGGATGGATTGTCACTACTGTTGATAGTGAGAGCTTAACAATTACCTGCATTGAGGGTGCCAAATTTGGTGATGTTCAATATATGTACTCTGAAACGATAAACACTGATATATTACCTGATGGATGGGTATGTCAGTCTTATGACGAATTAACCAGTCAACTTAAACTAACTTATATTAAAGGGGATGTACCACTTTATACTGAAGTATCTGCTTTTCATAACGGCTGCATAAAAAAATTCTGGGATGTCCTGCCTGATGGATGGGTTAGCTTTGCACGAAATGACAGTTATTATTTATCGGACTTAAAATATTTTGGTGAAAATTATCCTGAAATTGGCCAAACTATTGATTTTACATTAAAGGACTTGAACGGAAATGATGTTGATTTAAATACTTTCAAAGGAAGAAATACAATTATTGCATATAATTGGCAAAATACAAATTTAAATAGCATAATTGAAGAATTACCTGATGTGCAAGTTATCAATATATCCTCTTCAGAAGAGGAAGAGGACGAGGATATCTTTTCAGCAGTCAATTATATGCTAAAAGACACCGAAAGGGCATTTGCAGAAAAATACACATATGTTCGGGATAATGAAACTACAAACGGATATGCATATACAAATTGGTATGTTAACCCTGCGTATTTATTTGTAGATAAGGATATGAAAATTCTTTCAAAAAAAGTTCAGATATCTGAGAAAGAAGCAACAGTTGAAGGAAAAAGGCTGTTTGCCCCATCAACACCTGAAGAAGAGGAAACAAGTATTATATTAGGTGATATTGATAATACCGGTTCAGCAAACTCTATAGACTTTGGATTAATGAGACAATATTTGCTTGGTATCATTAATGAGTTTTCCTATGAAAACGGTCTTGAATCTGCTGATGTTGACGGCAATGGAAGTTTTAACTCCATTGATTTTGCTTTTATGAGACAGTACCTGCTTGGAATAATTAAAGAATTCCCAGCACAAAACAAACTTGTTGCTACACCTAAAGCAACTGCTACACCAACAATTACACCAACAATTACTCCAACGCCTTCCCCTTCAGGCGGATTGCAAATAGATTCTGTAAAAGCAAACCCTGATGCTTTGTTTGTCAACCAAGCAGAGGATGTTATTTTTACTGCTGGTATTTCTAATTTTGAGTATGATTCTGAACTGACAATAGAACTAAACAAGAGCGATGAAAATGGTAATATAATTGAAAAACTTGGTATTTTGAATGATGCTGGAGTAGACGGAGATGAAAAGGCTGGCGATAACATATACAGTTTTAAAAAGAACATGTCATATAGCACAACACAAACCTTGCATTTTACTGTAACAGCTACACAGGACAAAGTCCAAAGGACAGCAGGTGTTGACTTGCGTGTACTTAATAAGGTAACTGATGAGGAAATGAAAGAAAACTGTGCCTTCCAGGAAGAACAAGTGAAAAGGTATGTTGAATTAATAGCTTCTGAAGGGATAGAAAGTGCAAAAAATGTAATGCTTTCTGAGTTGAATAGCAATACCAAAATACAACAGGCAGGTGTGTCTGATGGCAGCGATAGTATATGGTTTGAATATAAAAACGGTATACTTGGAGCTATTTCCATAAGGAAGAAGGATGAGACTGACAGTACATCGGAAGAATCAGTTAATACACCTACAACTGACCAAACCTCAGCAGAAACTGTCACTACGGTTGACAGTAATGTTGAAAATACCGATACCTTAAGCAGTTCAGGCAGTAATGATAAATCCATATTATTCAGTCCCGAATCTCCTGCTGAGGTCAAAGGTCCAAGGATAGCAAACAGGAAAGTATTGATGTTATCACCAATGTTGCATGAGTTTGGAATTAATGATTCTAATGACATGAATTCATATACGCCTAATGTATATGAGACATTAAAGAAATATAAATATAACGACGCTGATGTGTTTAGAGATTCTGATATAACCTATCTTAAGGATAAGGAAGTAACAATAAGTTTTCTTAGAACAGAGCTTTATAAATACGGTGTTATCAGTTTATCTTCTCATGGAGAAAATTTATTTCAGACCCTCAGAAGTGAACCTTTATGGGGAATGCGTGATGGTGCTGTAGGAGGACAGGTTGGTTTTTTCTTGGCTCAAAGCTATGAAGACAGTGCTTCAACAGTTGAAAAGGACAAAATCTTGAGGGATTTGCAAATGCACAGGCTGGCAATTTTTACACTATATGATGAAGACAAAGAGAAAATAATTGGATCAAATTATTTTGTGCTTCCTTCGTTTATAGAAAAATATTTTCAAAACATATACGTAAATAACTTAGTATTAATGGGATGCTGTAAATCTGCATATAACGAAACCATGGCAAATGCCTTTATAAAATCCGGTGCAAGGACATACCTTGGTTTTTCCGACTATGTTGAACATTATATTGCAAGGGATAGAACAAGCCTCTTTTTGAGTAAATTTCTGGAGCAATCGGCTACAGCTAAATCTGCATATGATGCAGCAGAGGCTTCAGTATCCAGTAAGATGCCAACTCATCCTGGACAACCTCCAGCACAGAGCTTTCGCATTAAATTCTTAGGTGAGCCCAACTTAAAGCCCCCTGTACCTTTTCTTGATTTAGGGACTCTCGGAGGTAACTCTGAGGCCCGTAGCATAAACTGTAAGGGACAAGTGGTTGGAATGTCAAAAGTAGGTGATCAGGAATTTCCGGTTTTATGGGAAGATGGAGATATTTGCAAGTTGAACGATGATACTTCATGGGCTCAAGTAATTAATGATCAGAGTGAGATTTTTATGAGTTACGAGGGATTTGTTGATTGGGATGCGGATTATTTTGATTATTATTCCAAAATGTATACTAGAGGCTATATATGGAATAAAGGAGAGGTTTCATATTATAGTGATCACAGATATATTGACATTAATGACAAAGGTCAGAAAATCGGGTATTATACCGATCCTTTCACATATCAGATTACAGGCTTTTTAATAGATAATGGCACGTATAAAGATTTGGGAAATTTCATACCAACTGACATTAATAATAAAGGCCAAATAGTTGGAATTGCAAGAATTGCGGGATATGAAGGCGTAAGTGAACAGTATAGGAGCTTTTTATATGAAAATGGTGTTTTTACCGATTTGGGCTCATTAAATAGTAAAGTCAAAAAAGTCTCTTTCCCTGATGATTCTATAGAATCACAATTTAATTACATTTATTTCTCTCCATATGTGTCGTATCCCGATACATATGGAGATACATGTGCTGAAGCAATAAATGAGAAGGGACAAATCGTAGGAGCATCATACATTGGAGATGACTCTATGACACAGCATGCTTTTCTTTGGGAAAATGGAGTTATGAAAGATTTAAGTACACTGGGCGGTGAAAATAATTGGTCACAAGCTTATGACATAAATAATGAGGGAGTTATTGTTGGTGGGGCAGGAGATAGCTTTCTCACATGTCATCCTTGCATGTGGAAAAACTCTGTAATGACTGATTTAAGGGATGTTGGTACTTTTGGTGGTATATATTACAATAATTCTATAGCTTATTCGATTAATGATCTTGGGCAGATTGCAGGTAAAGGCTATTCGGGTAAAGCTGTTTTGTGGACTCCATAG